Proteins encoded together in one Cicer arietinum cultivar CDC Frontier isolate Library 1 chromosome 4, Cicar.CDCFrontier_v2.0, whole genome shotgun sequence window:
- the LOC101510148 gene encoding uncharacterized protein translates to MSSWKQFFFRSSTSSGGSNNAPKSTNEQLSWEVYSDSGMNNQAHGKSKDKGFFSKSRKQASDSQSSSGGPNLRRSRSMSSASFQFKDPTRSPSSSIASDPYHQFDHSFRCPAQNSEKRDKPTQFAASAGQNSRRCEKPASSSSRSHHESSGNSTCSSNISSMVVDRYIDGEQQLEENRPRNNSQRNSTMHGNHGAKLPPKVQHTTPNSPTSGVKDKPRAHSFREAKVSRLRPSSRDWTENGFDHEYPRTLAKNVIERLSQTCDISKRSSNNFSFDNPITIEDIYARSANGCYESDFEDAPSKNYSLEESYRMTNGYHDMDGNCDGLSYDEPEEDLDAELMRRSKEAEERVIILSNQLEHENFFPDCGYDVITLIQIIRNLVEEKISLAVEVSTHLRSQIADRASAKEELQCVKTELEIRIRRLEKEKNEMQSALEKELDRRSSDWSLKLEKYQLEEQRLRERVRELAEQNVSLQREVSSFSEREVESKSVMTHTDQQLKVLTGKTEKMQGEILGLQQNLLELQDRCKIAEENRDCFRRNFEEKEKECKELQKSLARLLRTCNEQEKTIIGLQDGFREDLQKNQSGESIDKHVKKMQMELVRLTGIELGLRRELESHKFEADSLRQENITLLHRLKGDGKGCIAATYKLDKELCARICCLQNQGLTMLNESTYLCSKLLEFVKGEGSHLRKNRQLDLEMIGNGSDQQFIVESETKINGIKSGTEGLTRTLQMMPSLLKEKSNLLTFSFQPECTDDMLAKLNDQSSEDILRIELKAERLITSLLRDKLYSKELQVEQMQAELATAVRGNDILRSEVQNTFDNLSSASHKLKDLELQMLKKDESINCLQSDLQESSRELSIMRGILPKVSEERDQMWEKVKQCSEQNMLLNSEINGLKEKIETLDEDILVKEGQITILKDSIGKRPFDDLLGSPGSMHDFLLR, encoded by the exons ATGAGCAGTTGGAAGCAATTCTTTTTCAGATCTTCTACATCTAGCGGTGGAAGCAATAATGCGCCGAAGTCAACAAATGAGCAATTGTCATGGGAGGTTTATTCGGATAGTGGAATGAATAATCAAGCTCACGGCAAAAGTAAGGACAAGGGCTTCTTTTCCAAATCTAGAAAACAAGCTTCTGATAGCCAAAGTTCAAGCGGTGGTCCAAATCTTAGAAGGAGCAGGTCAATGTCATCAGCTTCCTTCCAGTTCAAAGATCCAACTAGATCTCCTTCAAGCAGCATTGCTAGTGATCCGTATCATCAGTTTGATCATTCGTTTCG TTGCCCGGCTCAAAATTCTGAAAAGCGGGACAAGCCTACACAATTTGCAGCATCCGCTGGCCAAAATTCCCGGAGATGCGAGAAACCTGCTAGTAGTTCTTCAAGATCCCATCACGAGTCATCTGGGAACTCTACTTGTTCTAGCAACATTTCCAGTATGGTTGTGGATCGTTACATTGATGGAGAGCAGCAGTTGGAGGAAAATAGGCCCAGGAACAATTCACAGAGAAATAGCACTATGCATGGAAATCATGGCGCGAAGCTTCCTCCAAAAGTTCAACATACAACACCTAATTCGCCAACTAGTGGAGTCAAAGACAAACCAAGGGCTCATTCATTTAGAGAAGCTAAAGTTAGCCGTCTTCGTCCCTCATCCCGAGATTGGACAGAAAATGGGTTTGATCATGAATATCCAAGAACTCTTGCAAAAAATGTCATAGAGAGACTAAGTCAGACTTGTGATATTTCTAAAAGGAgttcaaataatttttcttttgataatcCAATCACAATCGAAGATATCTATGCTAGATCTGCGAATGGATGCTATGAATCTGATTTCGAGGATGCTCCATCAAAAAACTACTCATTGGAAGAATCATACAGAATGACAAATGGATATCATGACATGGACGGTAATTGTGATGGTTTAAGCTATGATGAACCTGAAGAGGATCTTGATGCAGAACTAATGAGAAGATCAAAGGAAGCTGAGGAGAGAGTTATTATTCTTTCTAATCAATTGGAACACGAAAACTTTTTTCCTGACTGCGGTTATGACGTGATAACACTGATTCAGATAATCAGGAACCTAGTAGAGGAGAAAATAAGCTTGGCTGTGGAAGTTTCAACCCATCTAAGGTCCCAAATTGCTGACAGAGCATCTGCCAAGGAAGAACTTCAATGTGTAAAGACAGAACTGGAGATTCGGATTCGAAGactagaaaaagaaaagaatgagATGCAGTCAGCATTGGAGAAGGAATTGGACAGGAGGTCAAGTGACTGGTCATTAAAACTGGAGAAGTACCAGTTAGAAGAGCAAAGGCTTCGTGAACGAGTTAGAGAGCTTGCAGAGCAGAATGTATCGCTTCAAAGGGAAGTCTCTTCTTTTAGTGAGAGGGAAGTGGAAAGCAAAAGTGTAATGACACATACTGACCAACAACTCAAGGTGTTGACTGGTAAGACAGAGAAAATGCAAGGAGAGATTCTGGGTTTGCAGCAAAACCTCTTAGAACTACAAGACAGATGCAAGATAGCTGAAGAAAACAGGGACTGTTTTCGAAGAAATTTTGAAGAGAAGGAGAAGGAGTGCAAAGAATTACAGAAGTCCCTTGCCAGATTACTAAGAACTTGCAATGAACAAGAGAAGACAATAATAGGATTACAAGATGGGTTTAGAGAGGACCTTCAAAAGAACCAGTCCGGAGAGAGCATTGATAAGCACGTTAAGAAAATGCAAATGGAGTTAGTGAGGTTAACAGGAATAGAATTGGGCTTGAGAAGGGAGTTGGAATCACACAAGTTTGAGGCAGACTCTCTTCGCCAAGAAAATATAACTCTATTACACCGGTTGAAAGGTGATGGGAAAGGATGTATTGCTGCTACTTATAAACTAGACAAAGAACTGTGTGCCCGCATCTGCTGCCTTCAGAATCAAGGCCTCACAATGCTAAACGAAAGCACATACTTGTGTTCTAAGTTACTGGAATTCGTTAAAGGGGAAGGAAGCCATCTTCGGAAAAATAGGCAGCTCGACCTAGAAATGATTGGAAATGGTTCAGATCAACAATTTATTGTTGAATCTGAAACCAAAATTAATGGAATCAAAAGTGGTACTGAGGGTTTAACAAGGACTTTGCAGATGATGCCTTCTTTGTTGAAAGAAAAGTCAAATCTTTTGACTTTTAGCTTTCAGCCAGAGTGTACGGACGATATGTTAGCTAAATTGAATGATCAATCATCCGAG GATATTTTGAGAATTGAGCTTAAAGCAGAGCGCTTGATAACAAGTTTATTAAGAGATAAGCTGTACTCTAAAGAGCTACAAGTTGAGCAGATGCAAGCTGAACTTGCTACAGCAGTAAGGGGAAACGACATACTTAGATCTGAGGTGCAAAACACGTTTGACAACCTTTCAAGTGCGTCACACAAGTTGAAGGACCTTGAACTTCAG ATGTTGAAGAAAGATGAGagtataaactgtcttcaaagTGATCTTCAAGAGTCTAGCAGGGAATTATCAATTATGAGAGGAATATTGCCCAAAGTGTCAGAGGAGAGAGATCAAATGTGGGAGAAAGTGAAGCAATGTAGTGAGCAGAATATGCTATTAAACTCAGAGATCAATGGACTGAAGGAGAAAATAGAGACACTTGATGAAGATATACTTGTGAAGGAAGGTCAAATAACAATCTTGAAAGACTCCATTGGAAAAAGACCCTTTGATGATCTTCTTGGGAGTCCTGGTTCTATGCATGATTTTTTACTTCGTTGA